GCGCATTGCGAAGGATGCCCTGTAAAGGTGAGTCCGTCGTACGGTCATGCTGCTGCGTGCGCTCAACCACGGGGCACCGTCTCGTGACGCTGGGACGCCAGGCGCTGTACCAGCCCGGCCACCACCCGAAGGCGGTTTCGTCGACCTGCTGGAGGTAGACGATGAAGTCCACCGAGTTGGCGATCAGTTCGTGGATCTCCTCGCGGCTCATCCCGGCGGGACGGCACAGCTGGGTCAGCCGGGGCAGCACCAGGCGGGGCGAGTCGGCGTGCAGCGTGCACATCGAGCCGCGGCCGCCGGAGCTCATCGCGTCCAGCATCGCCACCGCTTCCACGCCGCGGACCTCGCCGACGATGACGCGGGTGGCGAGCATTCGCAGCGTCGTCGGGTACATGTCCGAGACCGTGACCTGCTCGGACAGCCAGCCGTTGGTGATCGCCGAGAAGCGACGGGAGACATACCCGGAGCAACGGGAGGAGTTCGCGAGCCGCTACCGAGAGCAGCTGGTGCTGCTGCACGCGGTACGGGCCGCAGTCCGCGACCGCCAAGCACGGGCGGCGCGAACTGCTCGCGCGCCCAGTGTCGCTGATCGCCCTGGAGCAGCTGGCGGCTGTTCGTCCCCGGTACGCGCTGGCCACGCGGTGGAACGGGAAACTGCCCGACCGGTTGCTGAACGACATCAGCGCCACCCGGGGCGTCGGCGAGGTGCTGTGAACAAGGGCTCGGTGCAGGGGCAGGGCTTGTCCGGCAGGGGGATGTGAGGGGGGCGGGCACGTCCAGGAGGAGCGCGGTGGGGCGGCGGTGTAGCGCCTGACGGCGAGGGATTACACGCGGTCGCCCATGACCGTCCTGACAACTCCTAGTAGGGCTTGGTCATGTGCGGTCCGTGATGGCGTGTCTTCTTGATCGGTCGTGTCGTTGACTGAGTGTGCTGAGTGAGGAGTTGGCTGCGGTCCGGTGTGACCTGGAGGACTTCGCGGCGGAGATGTTCGAGCCGTTCGCGCGGGCGGATCAGCGTCGGTGGGGCGGGGTCTATCTGCGGGGCCTGCTGCTGGACGGCGGGCGCAAGTCGGTGGAGCCTATGGCCGCGCGCCTGGGCGAGGACGGGAACCGGCAGGCCCTGGCCCACTTCGTGACCTCCAGTCCGTGGGATGCGGCGCATGTGCGGGCCCGGCTGGCCTGGCGCATGCAGCCGGTCATCAAGCCCACCGCGCTGGTCATTGATGACACCGGGTTCCTCAAGGACGGGGACGCGTCGGCGTGTGTGACCCGGCAGTACACCGGCACTGCGGGCAAGGTCACCAACTGCCAGGCCGGCCTCTCGCTGCACCTGGCTTCCAACGGAGCCTCGGCGGCGGTGAACTGGCGTCTGTTCCTGCCCGGGAGCTGGGATTCCGCCTCGCCCAAGGCCGATCCGGCAAAGGTGGCCCGCCGTGACAAGTGCGCCATCCCTGCTCAGGTGGGCCATGTCGAGAAGTGGCAGCTGGCCCTCGACATGATCGACGAGACGCGGTCCTGGGGCATCGAGGTGCCCCAGGTCATCGCCGACGGCGGCTACGGGGACACCGCCGCCTTCCGGCTCGGCCTGGAAGAACGAGGTCTCGACTACGTGGTGGGCATCTCGACCACGACCACCGCACAACCCGAGGACGCACAACCGTGCACCCCGGCCTACTCCGGCCGGGGCCCACGGCCGGTTCCCGCCTACCCCGAGCCGGCCCAGCAGGTGAAGAGCCTGGTCATCGCGGTCGGCAAATCCTCCGCGCGGCCGGTGCAGTGGAGGGAGGGATCACGGCCGGGCAGCGGCCGCAGCGGGTTCAAGCGCATGTACTCGCGCTTCGTGGCCCTGCGGATCCGGCCCGCCGGACGTGAGATCCGCAAGGCCGCGGCCACCGCCGAGCTTCCGGTCCGCTGGCTGCTGGCCGAATGGCCCGCCGACCAGGACGAACCCGTGCAGTTCTGGCTCTCCAACCTGCCCGATACCACCCCACTGCCCGTCCTCGTGCGCACCGCGAAGCTCCGCTGGCGCGTCGAGAACGACTACCGGGAGATGAAACAGGCTCTGGGCCTGGCCCACTTCGAAGGCCGGACCTGGCCAGGCTGGCACCACCACGTCACCCTCGTCTCGGTCGCCCACGCCTTCTGCACCCTCCAGCGACTGAGCCGATCCCCAAAAGAGACGGCGTCGGCCTGAGCCTCTACCGAGTCGTCCGCGAGCTGCAGATACTCCTCGCGACCTGGACCGGCGCCTGCCCCACCTGTCACCGCGACATGCCAGACCCCGCACCAACATGACCAAGCACTACTAGTCGAACAGGCGGAACACGGCTCGCAGGGCGCCGCCGAGCACGCGCAGGCCGACGTGGTAGATCGCCTCCATGGTGCCGTGCACGATTGCGTCCGCTGTGTACGGCCCCACTGCTGCACCCCGGGCCTCGTTGCGACACAGCTGGGGAGTGCACTGCTTGCTCCTGCACGAGCCCGCCCGGCGGTTCCTGCGTGCCATCGGCTGCTCGCACTTCGGGCAGGGCTTCCCGTGGGGGGCTCGCGGGCTGCGTCCGTCGATGCTGCACGGCCGTCTCCATTCTGTTCCGCCACCGCCGGCTTCGACTGCCGGAAGGGTTTGTCCAGGCGACTACGAGGCCCGGTTTCCCGCAGCTCGTAGACCCTGGAGAGTGCGGACGCGGGAGTACTGCGGTTTCATGCCGAGGCATCGGTGAGTCTCCCGTCGAGGTCCTTCACGACTCCGGCGCCGGGCAGGCCGGGCATGCTCGCCTGGTGCGGGGACGCCCGCGCCTACTACCTCCAGGGACCTGGTGCTGGGGAGCCGGTGCTGCTGACCCACGGGGCACAACATGCGACAGCACGTCCTTGCGCTGCCCGTGTAGCGGCCGTCGCGGCAGAGGTTTGCGGGCCTTGACGGAGCCACTGTCGGTGTTGAACACCAGGTCATCGCCGTCCAGGAGAAACCAGACCGGGGCGATGTGCGGGCTGCCGTCCGCGCGGACCGTCGACAGTTTGCCGGTGCGGGTACCCGCTGAGACGAACGTCCGCCACTGGTCCTCGGTCATCTTCTCCATGTGCGCTGCCTTTCGTGGGGTATTTGGTCCCGGTCGCCGGGCTACCGGGTGAAGTCCAGACGGTCGGCAAGCCCGGCGGCGGTGAACGCGGCCTCGATCTCGGGGCGGCCTTCCTTGACGTGGGCCCAGCTGTCGAAGTGGGCGGGTACCGCCCGGCGGGCCCTGAGGATCTTGGCGGCTTCGGCGCCCTGGGCGCTGGAGAGCGTGTACAGGTTGTCGGGGGCCCCGAGCATCTCGGCGATCCGCGGGTGGCGGCAGCCGCCGAGGAAGAGGACGGCGGTGTCGACCGGCGCGAACCTGTCGGCGATCTCCTGTACGTGTTCCATGGCGGCGTTGTCGCCGCTGACGTAGACCGACGGTAGGTCCTGGCTGGTGAGCACAAAGCCCACCACGTCACCCGAGGGCCCGATCTCGACGTCCATGGGGACATGCCGGGCGGGCACCCCGGTCACCGTGACCGTGCCGCCGTCGGGCCGCTGGAGTTCGGCGCTCTGCCAGAAGGCCAGGCCCCGGGCGTTTCCGCCGAGCCGTCCGGCGCCGGACTCGGTGGTGAAGACCACCGGGACCTCTGCCAGGAATGCCTTGCCCGCGGTGTCGGCGTTGTCCGGGTGTTCATCGTGGGAGAGGAGGACAGCGTCCACGTGGCCGAGGCCGACGGCGGTGACCGGGGACCCTTCGGTCTTGATCAGGTGGTAGTCGCCGATGGGGGTGGGGTACTCGCCGGGCGGGTCGAAGGTGGGGTCGGTGACGAACCGCAGCCCGCCGTACTCGACCAGGACGGTCGGGCCGCCGAAGACGCGGACGGGGATCTGCTCGCTGGTGCTACTGGACATGGGTGCTGCTCCTGCCGGTGGGGCGTAGGGAACGGGTCGGGGTACAACGGGGTGCGGGCGCTGTCAGCCGGCCGGAAAGGAGAACACGCCGACGTGGTGGCCGTCAGTGTCGAGGGGTGACCGAGGAGTCCGGCCCCTGGCCCGCCGTCTCTGCGTCAACGACGTCATACTTATGACCGGATGATCACGACCTCACGCGGGTCCCAGCGGGGGCGCGGTCCATGACCCGCACGCTCGGGCCCGCGGTGGACAGCACCGTGGTCAGTGTGAACCCGTACCGTTCGTAGAGGAGCACGTTGGAGGCGTTGCCCGTCTCCAGGTGCGCTGCGGTCGCGGTCGCGTCACACTCGGCCAGACGGGGTCCAAATAGGGCGGAGGAGACGCCGCGTCCGCGGGCCAGCGGGTCGGCGCCGAGCATGGCCAGGTACCAGTGGGGGTGCGAGGGCCGGGCATGGTGCAGAGCGCGGAGCAGCGCGACGGCCCGGGGAATCCTCGTACGCATCGCCGCCATAGCTGGGGGCACGCGCTGCTCGCTCCCACACGGATCGAAGCTGCTGAGGCGGGTCCCAGACGGCCGCACCGAGGACCGTGCCGTCTGCTTCGGCCGCCACATCGGTGTACGGGAAGAGATGGGCCATCTGCCCGGTGATGAACTGGGCCATCCGAGTGCCAGGCGGCGTCAGGTATCCGAGCCCCGGATCGTCGGCGAACGCCCGCGCCACCAGCAGCCCCAGCAACGCGTACTCCTCAGGCCGGGCAGCACGCACCGAAAGAGGGCCGCGCCGGGCAGGTGCCCTGTTGTCCACTGGCCGCCCTCTTTCGGTGCGTACTCCTCAGGCCGGGCAGCACGCACCGAAAGAGGGCCGCGCCGGGCAGGTGCCCTGTTGTCCACTGGCCGCCCTCTCACCACAGCTGATGTCCACTTCATGATGTGAGGGCGGAGCCCAGGGCGCACGCTGACGAGAGCGCGGACACTCAGAAACGGATCTCCATGCACGGGCGGCCCCGCAGCTCGAAGCGGTCGCCAAACTTCTCCCAGCCTTCGGCACACAGAAGCGATCCGTTGGGCAGATCACGGCCCACATGGATTTCGTACGTGTCCTGTGGGCCCCAGAACTGCGTCTGGCTCGTGCGGTCCACACCGCCGCCGTAGATGTGGAAGAACCCGCTGAAGTCCCCGTTCTGGGCCACCGAGGCGCTCACCTTGACGACCCGCAGGCTGGAACCGTCGACCCTGACACAGATCCGGTCGTCACAGTACGAGCCAGCGCATCTTCCCTCCGGTACCTGCACCGATCATTTCCAGATCCTCTCGAACGGGTCAGTTCAGCGAGGCGATCCTGGCAGAACCGGCCGCCGGAACAAGCACTCTGGAGGGACCGTTCACTCCAACGGCCTCGCAAGGAAGGGCCGGCTCCCACCCGGGGGCGGGCTGCCCGGTTCATCACCGACGAGGGCTGGAGTCCGAGACTCGCGGCGTACCGGTCGAGACTCGCGGCCTACCGGTCGAGCACGCTCCATCCGGCGGCACTGAACGCGGCCCTGAACTCCCGCTCCACCGGCGTCCGGTGTGCAGCCCGGCGGTCGGCGACGCGCACGATGCAGCCGGTGTGCACGTACGAGATCAGCACGTCCGCAGTGGGCACGATGATCCGGAGCTCCCCGATCGTGGCGAGCGCCTGGGTGCTCGGGGGTGACGTGGCGGATCATCTGCCGGGCATGGGACTCAAACTGGCCTGGCCCCGCTGAAAGCCAGGCACCGATCCCTCACGCCACCGCGCCCGCTGGTTCAGCTAGCCGATATTGATGTTGAAGGTGGACGTGCTGCCGTCCGCAGCGGCCAAGGTGACCAGCCCGAACGTGATGACCGCGACGGAGTCACCCCCAGGACCCTGGTAGAAGCCGGTTGCCCTGGTAATCCGGACTCCCAGAGCCGCCAGGGTTGCCGCGGTCCGCTCGTCGGCGTCGATCTTCGGTTGTGCCAGAGCGTGATGCCCATGCTCTTTTGCCCAGTCCCGCACGGTTCGGGCGTCGCGGCTCATTTCCGGGCGGACGCTCTCGTTCGCCCAGGCCCACAGCCACGAGCCCGACGAGGGGCTGAAGCTGGCCAGGATCTGCGCGGGCGCCGTCGCGGTCCTTTCGGGGAAGCTCCACGTGATCAGGCCCGTCCTCTGATCCAGGCCCCAGCGGTCCGCCGAACCCAGCCCCCAGGACACGTGCGCCCTCGCCAGCTGATCGATCGCGTCTTCGCCCTGCAGCAGCAGCGTGCTCAGGTCAGCCGGCGCACCGCCCTGAGCAGTATCCTTCGACTTGCTGGCCCGCTTGAACAGTCCCATGCCGCGAAGTCTGCCACCAGAGGCGGCTGACCACCCGACGCCCCCGATGCAGCCCACATCGGCCCTTCATACCCCGCGGGACGGCCACCTTCGGCTACCAGACCACTCACGTGCCTTCTCGCGCTCCTGCTCGTTGAACGCCCGGGTGCAACATCACCTGCCGACCCGCTTCCCTTCCACAGCAGGTCAGCCGGTCATGAGCCAGGAGCCCGCGATCGTTGGCCGTTCCCGGCGGGGCACACACCACGATCGCGGCTCCTGGCCGCCCACCCGACTGCTGGCCGTGTACCCGGTGCAACAGACGGGACCAGGCGCCAGCAGCCCCGGCGCGCGGCCGCCATCGGGGTCTCGCACGGGACAAGGGGATGCCTCGTGTGGGGCAGGGGATCACCAGAACGAGGGCCACAGCCCGCACTGCACACGGTGCTGTCTCGTTGAAAGGGACATGCAGCAATACCACCCGCTTCTCCCTCCCCGCGCACCGGTCTGGGAATCCGTGCCTCCCCCGGCCCCCGCCCCAGATCCCGGCACACCCATCTACGACGCCCTCCTGCGTCTCTGGCACCAGCGGGGCCACCAGCTTCCCGGGCCCCGCAACGAGGAGGACCGGCTGCCTCAACCGGGGGCCCGCTTCCCCGGCACCGGCACACGCGGGACCAGCTGGTGGGACTGACGTCACACGCCGGTCACAGGAGCTGCGAGAGGATGCCCGGCGTGCAGCAGGACGGTGCGGGTAGCCAGAGCCTCAGACTGGGCAGCCTGACATGGTGAAAGGTTTCCCCAGCGTTGCGCAGGATCAGATCACGGCGATCGTGCGGGCGGTCGAGGCAGACGACCTCGCCCGCCTGGACGAACTGATCGACGCCTTCACCCAGCACGCCGCGCTGCCCGACCTGTTCGCCCTGCGGACCGCCCTCCGCGACGCCCTGAACCGCCGCCCATAAACCCCGGGCACGGCGGCACGCCGCGCACCCGATGCCAGACACGCAGGCGGCAGTCCCGCCGAGTCTCTTCCTCCCGTGCGCATGGGAACTCCTCACGCGGCCACGGTCAAGGCGAGGGCGACGACGATCAGAGCACAGGCCGCACCGACCATCAGGTGACGAAGCGCTCCCTGCGCACTGCGTGAAGAAGCGTCAGCCCTCTCGGCGCACCCGCACCAGACACCCCGCACGGGGCCCGGCGAGCGGAGCCAGTAGACGGTCGGCAGCCCGGCTCGCGGTGGAGGAAGCGAAGCATTGCTCATATCTCACAAACGAGCGGCACCCACCACCAGGCAGGGGCATTCCTCCTACTTCACACCCTCCACACCCGGGCTGCGGAACACCGGCACTTCCCTCCCCCGACCCCTGCCGTCTGGGACGGCTACCCGGTCGGGCCCGGGTCTGTAAAACGTTCGGGTCTTCCAAGACTTTCGTAGGCGTTGGTCGCTGGGGCTGCCGGTCAGTTGAGCAGGATCAGTTGGCGCAGGAGACGGTGGCCCGCACGGCCGTACATCTGCCGCTTAACCAATTTGATCTTGCAGTTGGCGCCTTCCGTCCGGCCGTTGTGGTGGGGCAGGGTGATCGCGGCGTCGACGGCGGCGTGGTCGCGTTCCAGGCCGTTCGCGAAGGAGTGGAGGAAGGGCAGGTCGGCGGCCCGGGTCCGGGTCAGCCAGGCGGTCAGCTGCTCGGCGTTTTCCTCGTGGGGGCGAGCAGGTCGGCGAAGGTGCGGATCTGGGCTGCCAGCGTGTTCATCTCGGCGCAGGCGCTGGCGAGTTGGTCGCGCAGCGTGCTCTGCCGGTCGTCGAGGCGGTCGGGGTTGCGGGTGAGTAGGCCGGTGACCTTGCGGGGGGAGAGGGCGGCGTGGTCGGCCTCGACGCGGCCCTGGTTGATGTAGCGGACCAGGAGGTTGGCGCTGCCGGTGTAGCCCTGCTCCCGGATCTCGGCGAGGAGGTGGGTAACGGGGGCGGCCGGGTCGTCCGTGCGGCGTGTGCGCAGGCAGTCG
This window of the Streptomyces sp. NBC_00237 genome carries:
- a CDS encoding MBL fold metallo-hydrolase; the protein is MSSSTSEQIPVRVFGGPTVLVEYGGLRFVTDPTFDPPGEYPTPIGDYHLIKTEGSPVTAVGLGHVDAVLLSHDEHPDNADTAGKAFLAEVPVVFTTESGAGRLGGNARGLAFWQSAELQRPDGGTVTVTGVPARHVPMDVEIGPSGDVVGFVLTSQDLPSVYVSGDNAAMEHVQEIADRFAPVDTAVLFLGGCRHPRIAEMLGAPDNLYTLSSAQGAEAAKILRARRAVPAHFDSWAHVKEGRPEIEAAFTAAGLADRLDFTR
- a CDS encoding IS701 family transposase; this encodes MFEPFARADQRRWGGVYLRGLLLDGGRKSVEPMAARLGEDGNRQALAHFVTSSPWDAAHVRARLAWRMQPVIKPTALVIDDTGFLKDGDASACVTRQYTGTAGKVTNCQAGLSLHLASNGASAAVNWRLFLPGSWDSASPKADPAKVARRDKCAIPAQVGHVEKWQLALDMIDETRSWGIEVPQVIADGGYGDTAAFRLGLEERGLDYVVGISTTTTAQPEDAQPCTPAYSGRGPRPVPAYPEPAQQVKSLVIAVGKSSARPVQWREGSRPGSGRSGFKRMYSRFVALRIRPAGREIRKAAATAELPVRWLLAEWPADQDEPVQFWLSNLPDTTPLPVLVRTAKLRWRVENDYREMKQALGLAHFEGRTWPGWHHHVTLVSVAHAFCTLQRLSRSPKETASA
- a CDS encoding transposase encodes the protein MRRDEHAGSPDPHLRRPARPHEENAEQLTAWLTRTRAADLPFLHSFANGLERDHAAVDAAITLPHHNGRTEGANCKIKLVKRQMYGRAGHRLLRQLILLN
- a CDS encoding ATPase, T2SS/T4P/T4SS family, with the protein product MTNGWLSEQVTVSDMYPTTLRMLATRVIVGEVRGVEAVAMLDAMSSGGRGSMCTLHADSPRLVLPRLTQLCRPAGMSREEIHELIANSVDFIVYLQQVDETAFGWWPGWYSAWRPSVTRRCPVVERTQQHDRTTDSPLQGILRNALVSRTAP
- a CDS encoding DUF6882 domain-containing protein, with protein sequence MGLFKRASKSKDTAQGGAPADLSTLLLQGEDAIDQLARAHVSWGLGSADRWGLDQRTGLITWSFPERTATAPAQILASFSPSSGSWLWAWANESVRPEMSRDARTVRDWAKEHGHHALAQPKIDADERTAATLAALGVRITRATGFYQGPGGDSVAVITFGLVTLAAADGSTSTFNINIG